The proteins below are encoded in one region of Halalkalicoccus jeotgali B3:
- a CDS encoding winged helix-turn-helix transcriptional regulator, whose product MSNNGTEEDGASSMLNNNCKYKRITEEMNSPRWKQAMAIAIEWYHDQIDEVIEDHTEDGNHPERPTTARDYFHNRGWTDETIERFKLGWAPGDQRKLGDILIEHDFSDPDLKKAGLMSEYGPEYQGRYIFPYFENGDPVHLIGRSTGPKGEYHPDDYEHNGGYQKIKSRDHIEASEPIFGVDQIGDNDTLLITEGIADAISAQQCGYPCISPVTTSFSHKDREKLIELFEDETVVVIQDKDAVECSLGNDGTVIDTPEYGPGESGARITVDYLRQHGIDARLGHLPQPASMKVDLDDYLLRWEGDLTPVIAAAKPIEIEEEKRDRDYEPAQSLRQADEVTSLFSLKLTDVAPVEPGFRGKNPVYHSGESDDYFVVSDDGETAYDHKHGNVTLNAQTYLLCEMGERRVRNVEGPLSRREKFLVFKKAKEEGFIPDDDRITKDAMVYVALEEGFCTENDLAGDGILPARAYNKVLDHLDFKHGRHPVNEKDIPVIPTFDPEHPIVYQQSTGMSLNDVRKTTQAEIKAAIESSDDVLLYALPSMGKTDSSIYAVEEANGKIAILVPRGHESDFDQGLYRDIEDTCVAVGVESRILPSFHRECESAVGAHGDDVKDDVISAYNNGASASEIHSQWDLPCQENGGCPYIEKMSEDFDEDVLIGHYKHAHVESVIKNRTVIIDEYPAQAFEVSLKGDTLNSAINTFIDSDDDEVDFMTLVENSDENLIDLIAPEYVTPEGDFKTRNNDFAFTENGNVWAPAIIMTILYGQSVGSWRRLVINDKVCIFTRSNQDDTPEFRMLNRPDFFNANNIIALDGTPEQELWEFALDKTLEQRTVVSHIHEEFVTDILRNEIVLTKNTTYPAGAGGNRVKAIRDIKLFEYIDDKHDELTPLIAPRRALEKYRFVNGTSITSEREVGWYGNLLGSNKFKNAEIGIVSGSRHNGDSYIEQWCAYNDVEIEREGTGMDLTYNDEFADALLRQMREHQTVQAIFRFGRDNRPSRIYVNTNALPEWFPIYDEVLWTDETGLNILEVLDKANELQASEIANEIDMSASNTRKRLNELHDEGLISKRTHRGRNHWGKQVNE is encoded by the coding sequence ATGAGCAATAATGGAACCGAGGAAGATGGAGCCTCCTCAATGTTAAATAACAACTGTAAATATAAAAGAATTACGGAGGAGATGAACAGTCCGCGTTGGAAACAAGCGATGGCTATCGCGATTGAATGGTATCATGACCAGATCGACGAAGTAATTGAGGATCACACTGAGGATGGGAATCATCCAGAACGTCCAACGACTGCTCGCGACTATTTTCACAACCGTGGGTGGACGGATGAGACGATAGAACGATTCAAACTTGGATGGGCGCCTGGTGATCAACGCAAACTCGGGGATATACTCATTGAACACGATTTCAGCGATCCGGACCTCAAAAAAGCAGGACTCATGAGTGAGTATGGACCGGAATACCAAGGGAGATATATCTTCCCCTACTTCGAAAATGGTGATCCGGTCCACCTTATCGGGCGGTCAACAGGTCCAAAAGGTGAATATCATCCCGATGATTACGAGCATAATGGTGGATACCAAAAAATAAAATCACGCGATCACATTGAGGCATCTGAACCAATATTTGGTGTTGATCAAATCGGTGACAACGATACTCTTCTTATCACAGAAGGTATAGCAGACGCGATATCTGCACAACAATGTGGTTATCCGTGTATTTCGCCGGTTACGACATCGTTCAGTCACAAAGACAGGGAAAAACTCATAGAGCTGTTTGAGGACGAAACTGTCGTCGTCATTCAAGACAAGGACGCAGTCGAATGTTCGCTTGGGAACGACGGAACTGTTATCGATACACCAGAATATGGGCCAGGTGAGAGTGGCGCTCGGATTACAGTTGATTATCTCAGACAACATGGGATCGACGCTCGGTTGGGTCATCTTCCACAACCAGCGTCGATGAAAGTCGATCTTGATGACTACCTATTGAGATGGGAGGGCGATCTAACTCCTGTAATAGCAGCTGCGAAGCCAATCGAAATCGAGGAGGAAAAACGAGATCGCGATTACGAGCCTGCTCAGTCGCTTAGGCAAGCTGACGAAGTCACATCACTCTTTAGTCTCAAACTGACCGATGTCGCGCCTGTTGAACCCGGGTTCAGGGGAAAGAACCCAGTATATCACTCCGGCGAGTCAGATGACTACTTCGTCGTCTCAGACGATGGTGAGACTGCATACGATCATAAACATGGGAATGTTACTCTAAACGCTCAAACGTACCTCCTCTGTGAGATGGGAGAACGGAGAGTCAGAAATGTCGAAGGACCCCTCTCACGCCGAGAGAAATTCCTTGTGTTCAAGAAGGCAAAGGAAGAGGGCTTCATTCCTGACGACGACAGAATCACGAAAGACGCAATGGTATACGTTGCGCTGGAAGAAGGATTCTGCACAGAAAACGATCTAGCCGGAGATGGTATTCTCCCAGCACGCGCATACAACAAAGTTCTCGATCATCTCGACTTCAAACATGGACGACATCCAGTTAACGAGAAAGACATCCCAGTCATTCCTACATTTGATCCAGAACATCCAATTGTATACCAACAGTCGACGGGCATGTCACTCAACGATGTCCGGAAAACTACTCAGGCAGAAATTAAAGCCGCAATAGAGAGCAGCGACGATGTTCTCCTGTATGCCCTTCCGTCAATGGGGAAAACAGACAGTTCGATATACGCTGTCGAAGAGGCAAACGGGAAAATCGCGATCCTTGTACCAAGGGGACATGAAAGCGATTTCGATCAAGGACTCTATCGTGACATCGAGGATACGTGTGTTGCTGTCGGGGTCGAAAGCAGGATCTTACCGAGTTTCCACAGAGAATGCGAATCAGCAGTAGGGGCTCATGGAGATGATGTTAAAGACGACGTGATAAGCGCATACAATAATGGAGCGTCAGCGAGCGAAATTCACAGCCAGTGGGACCTTCCATGTCAAGAGAATGGTGGGTGCCCTTACATCGAGAAAATGAGCGAAGATTTCGACGAAGACGTCCTTATCGGTCACTACAAACACGCTCACGTTGAAAGTGTCATAAAGAATCGAACTGTTATTATCGACGAATATCCTGCACAAGCATTTGAAGTATCACTAAAGGGAGATACGCTAAACAGCGCGATCAATACCTTCATCGACAGTGATGATGACGAAGTCGATTTCATGACACTAGTCGAGAACAGCGACGAAAACCTCATCGACCTTATCGCGCCAGAATACGTCACACCGGAGGGCGACTTCAAAACGCGCAATAACGACTTTGCATTCACTGAGAACGGTAACGTCTGGGCTCCGGCTATTATCATGACGATCCTCTATGGGCAGTCAGTCGGATCCTGGAGGCGGCTTGTCATCAACGATAAGGTTTGCATCTTCACACGAAGCAACCAGGACGACACACCGGAATTCCGGATGCTCAACAGACCTGACTTCTTTAATGCGAATAATATCATTGCGCTCGATGGAACACCAGAACAGGAACTGTGGGAATTCGCGCTTGACAAAACGCTTGAACAGCGGACAGTCGTGAGTCACATTCACGAAGAATTTGTCACTGATATTCTCAGGAACGAAATCGTCCTAACGAAAAACACTACATATCCAGCCGGCGCTGGAGGGAATCGCGTCAAAGCGATCCGTGACATCAAGCTCTTTGAATATATCGATGACAAGCACGACGAACTGACACCCCTTATCGCGCCACGGAGAGCACTCGAAAAGTACCGATTTGTTAACGGAACTTCAATTACGAGTGAGCGGGAGGTAGGGTGGTACGGAAACCTCCTTGGATCGAACAAATTCAAGAACGCAGAAATTGGTATCGTCTCTGGCAGCAGACACAACGGTGACAGCTACATTGAACAATGGTGCGCCTACAACGATGTCGAAATAGAACGTGAAGGGACAGGAATGGACCTCACATACAATGACGAATTTGCCGACGCACTCCTTAGACAAATGCGCGAACACCAAACTGTTCAAGCGATATTTCGATTTGGGAGGGACAATCGGCCATCGCGCATTTACGTCAACACAAACGCGCTGCCAGAATGGTTCCCCATCTACGATGAAGTGCTATGGACTGATGAAACAGGATTAAATATCCTTGAAGTACTAGATAAAGCTAACGAGCTTCAAGCGTCTGAGATAGCCAACGAAATAGATATGAGCGCCTCTAACACGCGAAAACGGCTCAACGAACTACATGACGAAGGGCTCATTTCGAAGCGAACACATCGAGGGCGAAATCATTGGGGCAAACAAGTTAACGAGTAA
- a CDS encoding tyrosine-type recombinase/integrase — protein sequence MRHQDISDELIERFLDRLMRIKGDDHGTYIQYSMCLKQYDQWLHEQNLSAKEVEPLDIEDFILSLKNDNYSANTIRTRYTAVQSLYSSAKDKFQVIDHHPCDGITLSDLNISSKRDDDTLHYVTEDEKDKMIDALPERHFVSNKLIIEILWQTGMRVSELIDIEVDNVDQRNNRIKIYRKKTSEWDYVHYQNSLNRLLDIWLETERPLRANSEYLFPGQSSDQIGYSVVRSVILDAAQEFNEVAQETQDGNKRMRIRPHSFRHGHAVHALKSGVNVRAVQEQLGHASLERTMQYMRLVEDDVAEAYKKFS from the coding sequence ATGAGACATCAGGATATTAGCGATGAGCTCATAGAGCGGTTTCTGGACCGGCTCATGCGGATCAAGGGAGACGACCATGGCACGTATATCCAGTATAGCATGTGCCTGAAACAATACGATCAGTGGCTGCATGAACAGAACCTGAGCGCTAAAGAGGTAGAACCACTTGACATCGAAGACTTCATCCTGTCACTCAAGAATGATAACTACTCGGCAAATACTATTCGGACACGATATACAGCGGTCCAATCACTATACAGCTCCGCGAAAGACAAATTTCAGGTTATCGACCACCACCCCTGTGACGGAATCACACTCTCAGATCTCAACATCAGTTCGAAGCGCGACGACGATACCCTCCACTATGTCACAGAAGATGAAAAAGACAAAATGATAGACGCGCTTCCGGAGCGTCACTTTGTCTCAAACAAACTCATCATCGAGATCCTGTGGCAAACCGGAATGCGTGTTTCAGAACTTATCGACATCGAAGTCGACAACGTTGATCAACGCAACAACCGGATCAAAATCTATCGGAAAAAGACATCAGAATGGGACTACGTTCACTACCAAAACTCACTCAATCGTCTACTCGATATTTGGCTTGAAACTGAACGCCCACTTAGAGCCAATAGCGAATACCTCTTCCCAGGTCAATCATCAGACCAGATCGGCTACTCCGTCGTCAGGAGCGTCATACTCGATGCTGCACAAGAATTCAATGAGGTCGCTCAAGAAACTCAGGACGGAAACAAACGAATGAGAATCCGCCCTCATAGCTTTCGACATGGTCATGCAGTCCATGCGCTAAAATCAGGGGTCAACGTCAGAGCAGTCCAAGAACAACTAGGGCATGCGAGCCTTGAACGGACGATGCAATACATGAGACTTGTCGAAGACGACGTCGCAGAAGCTTACAAAAAATTCAGCTGA